The Henckelia pumila isolate YLH828 chromosome 2, ASM3356847v2, whole genome shotgun sequence genome includes a window with the following:
- the LOC140883690 gene encoding uncharacterized protein, with protein sequence MSGGGGDRRGPPKHQNNFAWKPNSGRTINPTEVGGSFRPYSEVTGVCSRCKEQIEWKRKYGKYKPLTEPSKCQKCSKRNVRQAYHNLCNGCAKEQHVCAKCSRPVGHIIGRDISEVEAEQKTLEEAIKNARERERRTLLRTMNKGKSQSSTLTPTKDNSKVGELFTASSLDEYAEFSRDDEDDYSDEEEPRVVS encoded by the exons ATgagcggcggcggcggcgatcGTAGAGGTCCACCGAAGCACCAGAACAACTTCGCCTGGAAACCGAACTCCGGCCGGACGATTAACCCCACA GAAGTTGGGGGAAGTTTCAGGCCGTATTCAGAAGTGACAGGGGTCTGCTCACGATGTAAAGAACAGATTGAATGGAAGAGAAAATACGGAAAATATAAGCCTCTCACGGAACCTTCAAAATG TCAGAAGTGTTCCAAGAGGAATGTTCGACAAGCTTACCACAATCTATGCAatg GCTGTGCTAAGGAGCAACATGTATGTGCAAAGTGCTCGCGTCCTGTTGGCCATATAATTGGGAG AGATATTTCCGAAGTAGAAGCTGAACAGAAGACATTAGAGGAG GCCATCAAGaatgctcgggagagggaaaggAGAACTTTGCTGCGAACT ATGAATAAAGGAAAATCACAAAGTTCGACGCTAACACCAACCAAAGACAACAGTAAGGTCGGTGAATTATTCACTGCCTCATCCCTAGATGAATATGCAGAATTTAGCAGAGATGATGAGGACGACTATAGCGATGAAGAAGAGCCCCGCGTAGTCAGCTAG